The genomic region AGCGGGCCACTCCCGCGAAACAACTTCTGGTGAGGAAAATCCTGAGGTTACAAAGCCGCAGTGGGGCCCGGCGGGCCCGTGGCATCCGCCTTGCTCCCTATACGGTCTGTCGCCCTGGAGTCTTCAAACCCCTAAATCCTGGAGGAGGACTACGATGAAGAGGACATTCTGGACACTGGTTGCCGCTACCATCCTTGCCGCCTCAGCACTCTTGTTTGTGCCCATCTTCGAGAGCGAGTCCACACCGGTCGTCAGCGGGATCGGGATGGCCGACGGCGGGATGTAGTTCATTCTAGCTAGCTGCTGAAGGTACTGACCGGAACAGTCTCGAGAGAGGGGGGGGAGGCGCAGGTTCCTCTCCCCCTCCTTTTTTTACTGCTAGTTACCGAACCATTCCATCGCTCCGGTCTGAAGGAAGGCGACGGAACCGACCCCGGCGCTTGACAGAGGTACACAAAAACAGTACTTTCTTTACCCCCGAATGACCCAGCCCCAAACAGCAGGCCGGGGGGGGAAGGGGCTGGATTTCTGGGGAGGATCAATGCGATTCGCCCGTTCGTTTTCGAGTGTTGTGTGCCTGTTGTGCATACTGCTTGTCGTTCCCGGCGTTATTCCGACACTAGGAACGTCAAAGCTCCAGGGAAGGCAGCTAGCTTCGGCTGAAGCTCCTCCTACCCCGCCGCGATCTCCCTCGCGCTCGGCGGAAGCCAAGCCCACCCAGTCCGGCGGGACGTACCGGCGGGCCCTTTTGCATGAGCCGGCAACACTCGATCCGGCCACCTTAAGCGACATCTATGGGCGAACCATTGCCCAGCAAATCTACGATGGCCTCGTTCAGTTCGACGAGGCCCTCGCCATCCGCCCGGCCGTGGCCAGTTCCTGGAAGAGCTCACGGGATGGACTCGTCTGGACCTTCAATCTCCGGAGGAGAGTCAAGTTTCATAACGGCCGGGAGGTCACGGCCGACGACTTCGTGTACTCGTTCACGCGGATCCTGGATCCCAAGGTGGGGTCGGGGGCAGCCGAAGTCTTCCTGCGAGTCCAAGGAGCCAAGGAGTTTGCAGAGGGGCGAGCGCCACATGTTCGGGGACTCCAGGCTCCAGACCGGTACACCCTGAGGATCACCTTGACGGAATCCTCCACCCCCTTCGTCACTGCTCTTGCGGTAGGCGCCGCGAAAGTGATCCCGAGGGAAGCCGTGGAGGAGCTGGGAAAGGAGTTCGGGCGACGGCCGGTGGGGACCGGTCCATTTCGCCTGAAAAGCTGGGACAAGGGCAAGGAGATCATCGTAGAAGCCAACCCCGACTACTTTGGCGGGCGCCCATACCTCGATGAGGTCGCCTACAAGATTTACCCCGGCGGCAAACTCGAGGCGATCTTGGCTGACTTCAAGGAAGGGTTGCTAGAGGACGCCCCGATCCCAGTCAAGGAGCGGCGGCAGATCATCGAGGACAAGACCCTCCAGTATGTCCGCCGGCCCATCCTGGGGATCCGCTTCTTCGCGTTCAATACAAGGGTGAAGCCACTGGACAACCCGCTGGTCCGGCAGGCGCTCATCCACGCCGTGGACCGGAAATGGATCGCCCAGCAGATCTACGGCGACCGCTACCTCCCGGGTGTCGGCATCCTCCCCCCCGGCACGTACGGCTACGACCCGAACCATCCCGGACAGGAGTACGACCCGGAGAAAGCCCGGGCCCTGCTCGCCAAAGCGGGGCACCCCAGTGGCAAGGGGATCCCCCCGCTCGAACTCTGGTCTGCGGCGGGCTTGACCTTTGAAGAGTTCGTAGCCGAGGAGCAGGCCTTCGCCAAGTTCCTGGGGGGGATCGGCGTCGAGGTCGACCTCAAGCGGGACACGAACTGGCCCACATACAAGGGGAGCGTGTACGACGGGCGCCTCCCGATGTGGCGGTACTCCTGGTACGCCGACACTCCTGACCCCTACAGCTTCCTCCACCTGCTCTTCCACTCGAAGGGGCCGCACAACACCACGAAGTACCGGAACCCGGAGGTGGATGCCCTCCTCGATCGGGCCGAGAAGGAGGCCGACTACTTCGCCCGCGTCCGGCTCTACCAGCGGGCCGAGCGGATCATCGTCCGGGACGCGCCGGTCATCGTGCTGGGGTATTACACCTTCGAACACGTCTTCCAGCCGTACGTCCGCGGCATCCAGGTGAGCGCCCTGGGCGAGCGCTACATCCCCATGCGCCACATCTGGCTGGAGAACAGCCGGCCCCACCCCACCGGGAACTGACCCCATGCTGAGCGCGGTGCGCCACTCGATCAGGAGCCTGCGGCTGCGGACGAAGTTCATCCTCGCCGTCAACGGCCTGATCGTCGTCCTGGTCACCGCCGCGACCCTGCTGGTGGAGATGCGGCAGCGGCAAACGATCATCCGCGAGGTGGAGAAGCGGGCCGTCACCCTGGCCCAGAGCCTGGCCGCCGCAACGACCAACGATCTCATGACGTATAACTTCGTGGGGCTGGAGCAGAAGCTGGCCGAGGTCGCCCGCCAGGAGGACGTCCTCTACGCCATCGCTCTGGACCGGGAGGGGCTGGTGGCCTCCCACACCCTGCTCAAGGAACTGGAGGGCACCCGGCCGAAGGATGACGTGAACCTCCGGGCTCTCACGGCGGAGGAGACCGTGGTGCAGCGGGTCCACCATGCCGAGGAGGGCGACGCCTACGATATCGCCGTCCCGATCCTGATCGGCAGCAGCGAGGACAGGTGGGGCACCATCCGGGTGGGGGTTTCCCTGCGTGCCATGCAGAAGGAGCTCGCGCAAACCGCGTTGCAGATCTTCGGGGTCGGGATCGTGGCCATGCTGTTCGGGAGTATCGGCTCCATCCTGGTCGCCCGGCGGTTCACCACCCCCCTCCAGCGCCTCCTCCAGGGAGTCGGGGCCATCAGCCGGGGAGACTTCAGCCAGACGATCGAGGTGCACGGGGAGGACGAGATCGGGCAGCTCGGCACGGCCTTCAACGAGATGACCCGCCAGCTCGCCCGCATCCGGGATCTGGAGGACCAGCTCCGCCGGTCCGACCGGCTCGCCGCCCTGGGCACCATGGCCGCCGGGATCGCCCACGACATCCGCAACCCCCTCACCTCGATCTCCATCTTCACCCAGCTCATGTCCCAGAACTTCCAGGACCCCGAGGTCCGGACCAAGTTCGACCGGGTGGTCCCGCGGGAGCTGGAGCGGGTCCAGCGGGTCCTGGAGGACATGCTGGAGCTGGCGCGCCCCGCCTCGCTGAACCGGGAGCCCGCCGACATAAACGAGGTACTCCTCCAAGTGATGGAACTGTTCGAGCGGCAGCTCAGCGAGCAGGGGATCGTGGCCACCACCAACCTGACCTTCCCCCTGCCGAAGACCATGGCGGACCGGAAGAAGCTGCACCGGTGCTTCGCCAACGTGATTCACAACGGCATTCAGGCCATGCCCAAGGGGGGGCGCCTTACCATCTCCTCGGGCCTGTTCGTCGCCCCCCGCTCCTCCCTCGCCCGCCCCGAGGCCCCCCAGCAGGAGGCTCGGGAGACCCTCCGGGTCTTGGTCACCGACACTGGCGTGGGCATCCCCTCCGAACTCCTCCCCCACATCTTCGACCCGTTCTTCACGACGAAGGAGAAGGGCACGGGCCTGGGGATGGCCATCGCCCACCGGATCATCGAGGATCACCTGGGTGCCATTGAAGTCTCCTCGCGGGTCGGGGGGGGGAGCACCTTCAGACTGACCCTCCCGGTCCAGGCGGCGGGGGCGGAGGTTCCGGCGGCGCCCCCCTCCGAAGCGGCCGTGACGCCCCCCCTCGAGCGGCTGCCAACTTCTTCCCCTTCCTCATCCGCTCCCGCCCCCGCGGCCTGAATCTGGCGATCCCCCTCGGGCACCTGTTACAGTAGGGCGGGGGATCAGATGCCAGTCCGCGCCGCCCTGCTGGTCCTTTCCCGGAGCCGGCTCCTCCGGGAGGCCCTTACCCGGCGACGCCTCTTCCCGGCCGCCGTCAGCCGCTTCATCGCGGGCCCCGAGATCGCCGACGCGCTGGCCGCCGTAGAGCGGCTGGCCGCCCGCGGGCTCCAGGCCACGCTGAATCACCTGGGGGAACACGTCGAGAGCGCGCCAGCGGCCGCCGCCGAGGTCGAGGCGCAGGGGAGGGCGCTCGAGCGCCTCCGGAGCGCGGGGCTCGCCTCCCACCTCTCGGTCAAGCTCACGCAGCTCGGGCTCGACGTGGACGCGGACCTGTCCGCCCGGCATCTGCGGCAGATCCTGGAGGAGGCCGCCACCCTCCCCACCCTCGTCCGGATAGACATGGAGGGGTCCGCCTACACCGACCGGACCCTCGCCCTGTACCGGCAGCTCCGGCTCGCCTTCCCCAACGTCGGCGTCGTCCTCCAGGCCTACCTCTACCGCACCCCGGGCGACCTGGAATCCCTCCTCCCCCTCGGCGCGAACGTCCGGCTCTGCAAGGGAGCGTACCGCGAGCCGCCCGGCATCGCCTACCCCCGGAAGCGGGAGGTGGACGCCAGCTTCCTGCGCCTGGCCGCGCGGCTGCTCTCGCCGGACAGCCTGGAGCGCGGGACCTTCGCCGCCTTCGCCACGCATGACCCGCGGATGGTGGCGGGGGTGCAGCGGCTGGCGGCCGAGCAGCGTGTTCCCCGGGACCGGTTCGAGTTCCAGATGCTCTACGGGATCGGCCGCGACCTCCAGGCCGCGCTCGTCGCCGCCGGCACCGCGGTCCGTATCTACATCCCCTACGGGGACGCCTGGTTCCCCTACTTCATGCGCCGCCTGGCCGAGCGCCCGGCCAACCTCCTCTTCCTCCTCCGGAGCCTGCTGCGCGGCTGAGGGCCATCATCCCTTGGGCTTGCTGCAGTCCAGGGGAGCCGGAGACGACCCGCCGCATGGAGACGATCACCCACCCGCGGAAAGGAGTGACGAGTGGCCACACTTCCGGCAGACCCCGTAGCCGCACTCCCGATGCGGGACCGGCGGTCGCCCGGGGCGTGACGGGCGTCCGGGCAGACCCGCGGGGGACATGAGACACCGCCGAGGTGGAGCCCCGCGGCTCGCCCGCGGCTTGACTCCCGGAGGGTGTCGCGGTATATAGGGGCGACCTTCGAGAGAGGACGGCGAGATGCTGGACGGCAAGTGCCTGGGGTTCATCGGCGGCGGGAACATGGCGGAGGCCATGGTCCGGGGGCTGCTCAAGGCCCAGCTCCTCCGGCCAGAGGACATGCTCGTCTCCGACGTGGCCGCCGAGCGGTTGACCTACCTCCAGCAGACCTTCGGAGTGCGGACCTCCCCGGACAATGCCGAGGTGGCAGGGAAGGCGGACATCGTCCTGTTCGCCGTGAAGCCCCAGATCATGTCCTCGGTCCTGGACGGCCTCCTGGACGTCATCACGGAGGAGAAGCTCCTCATCTCGATCGCGGCCGGCATCTCGACCCGCTTCATCGCCGGGAAGTTCCCGGGGAAGGTCCGCGTGGTTCGCGTCATGCCGAACACCCCCGCCCTGGTTCTCGAGGCCGCGAGCGCCCTCACGCCGGGCGGCGCCGCCACGGCCGAGGACCTGGAGCTGGCCAAGCGGCTCTTTGCCGCCGTGGGGAAGGTCGTCGTGGTGGAAGAGGTCCTGATGGACGCCGTCACCGGGCTCTCGGGCAGCGGCCCGGCGTACATCTTCATGATCATTGACGCCCTTTCCGACGCGGGGGTGAAGGTGGGCCTCGCGCGGAGGGAGGCGCAGCTCCTGGCGGCGCAGACGGTCCTGGGGGCGGCCCGCATGGTCCTCGAGACGCGCAAGCACCCGGGCGAGCTGAAGGACATGGTGACCTCCCCGGGCGGCACGGCCATCGCCGGCCTGCACACGCTGGAGGCGGGGGGGCTCCGGACCACCCTGATCAACGCCGTGGAAGCGGCTACCCGGCGCTCCATCGAGCTGGGCCGGAAGGACTGAGGGAACAGGCATGTTCATCCTGGGAAACCTCCTGAACGCGTTCGCCGACATCCTCTTCTGGATCCTGCAGGCCTACATGTGGATCGTCGTGGCCCGGGTGGTCATCTCGTGGGTCAACCCTGACCGCTACAACCCCATCGTCCAGTTCCTGGTCCGCAGCACCGAGCCGGTCCTCCGCCCCGTCCGCCGGGTCCTCCCGGTGTTGGGAGGATTCGACTTCTCCCCCGTGGTGGTCATCCTCGGTCTGGTCTTCCTCCAGCGGTTCCTCGTCCCCACGATCTCGCAGCTCGCCTGGAGGCTTCACCTCCAATGAACATCACCCCCCTGGATATCACCCAGCGGGAATTCCGGCGGCGCCTCAGGGGGTGGGACCCGGCGGAGGTGAAGGCCTTCCTGGACGGGGTGGCCGACGAACTGGAGCTCCTGGTCAAGGAGGCCGCGTCGCGCGACGAGCGGATCCAGAAGCTGGAGGGGCAGGTGGCGGCCTACCAGGAGCGGGAGGAGGCCCTCCGGAAGACCCTCTACTCCGCCCAGCGCCTCACCGAGCAGCTCAAGGACACCGCCAAGCGGGAGGCGGAGCTGATCCGGAAGGAGGCGGAGCTGCAGGCCGAAAACCTCCTGGAGAAGGCCCACCGCCAGGCGGGCGAGCTCCAGGCCCAGATCGCGGACCTCAAGCGGCAGAAGCAGCTCTTCGAGGCCAAGCTCCGGGCCGCCCTGAAGATCCACCTGGACCTGCTCGAGGGCCGGGGGGAGAAGGCTGCAGGCAAGGGCGATGCCCCTCCTGAGGCAGGCCGGCCCTGACGTCCTCCTCA from Candidatus Methylomirabilis sp. harbors:
- a CDS encoding proline dehydrogenase family protein; translation: MPVRAALLVLSRSRLLREALTRRRLFPAAVSRFIAGPEIADALAAVERLAARGLQATLNHLGEHVESAPAAAAEVEAQGRALERLRSAGLASHLSVKLTQLGLDVDADLSARHLRQILEEAATLPTLVRIDMEGSAYTDRTLALYRQLRLAFPNVGVVLQAYLYRTPGDLESLLPLGANVRLCKGAYREPPGIAYPRKREVDASFLRLAARLLSPDSLERGTFAAFATHDPRMVAGVQRLAAEQRVPRDRFEFQMLYGIGRDLQAALVAAGTAVRIYIPYGDAWFPYFMRRLAERPANLLFLLRSLLRG
- a CDS encoding DivIVA domain-containing protein, coding for MNITPLDITQREFRRRLRGWDPAEVKAFLDGVADELELLVKEAASRDERIQKLEGQVAAYQEREEALRKTLYSAQRLTEQLKDTAKREAELIRKEAELQAENLLEKAHRQAGELQAQIADLKRQKQLFEAKLRAALKIHLDLLEGRGEKAAGKGDAPPEAGRP
- a CDS encoding ATP-binding protein, with the translated sequence MLSAVRHSIRSLRLRTKFILAVNGLIVVLVTAATLLVEMRQRQTIIREVEKRAVTLAQSLAAATTNDLMTYNFVGLEQKLAEVARQEDVLYAIALDREGLVASHTLLKELEGTRPKDDVNLRALTAEETVVQRVHHAEEGDAYDIAVPILIGSSEDRWGTIRVGVSLRAMQKELAQTALQIFGVGIVAMLFGSIGSILVARRFTTPLQRLLQGVGAISRGDFSQTIEVHGEDEIGQLGTAFNEMTRQLARIRDLEDQLRRSDRLAALGTMAAGIAHDIRNPLTSISIFTQLMSQNFQDPEVRTKFDRVVPRELERVQRVLEDMLELARPASLNREPADINEVLLQVMELFERQLSEQGIVATTNLTFPLPKTMADRKKLHRCFANVIHNGIQAMPKGGRLTISSGLFVAPRSSLARPEAPQQEARETLRVLVTDTGVGIPSELLPHIFDPFFTTKEKGTGLGMAIAHRIIEDHLGAIEVSSRVGGGSTFRLTLPVQAAGAEVPAAPPSEAAVTPPLERLPTSSPSSSAPAPAA
- a CDS encoding YggT family protein, which encodes MFILGNLLNAFADILFWILQAYMWIVVARVVISWVNPDRYNPIVQFLVRSTEPVLRPVRRVLPVLGGFDFSPVVVILGLVFLQRFLVPTISQLAWRLHLQ
- the proC gene encoding pyrroline-5-carboxylate reductase → MLDGKCLGFIGGGNMAEAMVRGLLKAQLLRPEDMLVSDVAAERLTYLQQTFGVRTSPDNAEVAGKADIVLFAVKPQIMSSVLDGLLDVITEEKLLISIAAGISTRFIAGKFPGKVRVVRVMPNTPALVLEAASALTPGGAATAEDLELAKRLFAAVGKVVVVEEVLMDAVTGLSGSGPAYIFMIIDALSDAGVKVGLARREAQLLAAQTVLGAARMVLETRKHPGELKDMVTSPGGTAIAGLHTLEAGGLRTTLINAVEAATRRSIELGRKD
- a CDS encoding ABC transporter substrate-binding protein, producing MHEPATLDPATLSDIYGRTIAQQIYDGLVQFDEALAIRPAVASSWKSSRDGLVWTFNLRRRVKFHNGREVTADDFVYSFTRILDPKVGSGAAEVFLRVQGAKEFAEGRAPHVRGLQAPDRYTLRITLTESSTPFVTALAVGAAKVIPREAVEELGKEFGRRPVGTGPFRLKSWDKGKEIIVEANPDYFGGRPYLDEVAYKIYPGGKLEAILADFKEGLLEDAPIPVKERRQIIEDKTLQYVRRPILGIRFFAFNTRVKPLDNPLVRQALIHAVDRKWIAQQIYGDRYLPGVGILPPGTYGYDPNHPGQEYDPEKARALLAKAGHPSGKGIPPLELWSAAGLTFEEFVAEEQAFAKFLGGIGVEVDLKRDTNWPTYKGSVYDGRLPMWRYSWYADTPDPYSFLHLLFHSKGPHNTTKYRNPEVDALLDRAEKEADYFARVRLYQRAERIIVRDAPVIVLGYYTFEHVFQPYVRGIQVSALGERYIPMRHIWLENSRPHPTGN